The Mycolicibacterium boenickei genome has a segment encoding these proteins:
- a CDS encoding dipeptide ABC transporter ATP-binding protein: MNSPALLSISDLNIEYAGRGDVVRDVSFDVGAGEVVALVGQSGSGKSTIARAVQGLLPANGRIAAGDILVEGRSVTQLSQRRWRDLRGSTIGFVPQDPLGSLDPLKPVGDQIAEVLRVHRIAGRDGARRRAVELLEHVGIADASRRAGDYPHQLSGGQLQRVLIAIAIAGEPRLLIADEPTSALDVTVQRRILQLLDELRVEHGLGVLFITHDLALAEQHSDTVVVLHDGDVRETGPTATVLTAPKDDYTRQLIAAAPALSPDKYAHRPATTAAAEPILRVDRLVKNYGGARALDAVSFEVRAGSIHALVGESGSGKTTAARILAGLTDFDSGEVRVNGSVRAARTPLRTAQQRAQARVLQLVHQNPLAALDPRFTIGEAIAEPLRINRIGSPAQRREEVAEALDRVGLAADLAARKPREISGGQRQRVGLARALVLHPAILVLDEPTSALDVHVQAQVVDLLIDLQQELALTYLFISHDLSLVRQIADQVSVLEHGRLVETGPTADVFGAPSAAYTRRLLDAVPGTPARAA; this comes from the coding sequence ATGAATTCTCCTGCCCTGCTGTCTATTTCCGATCTGAACATCGAATATGCGGGCCGCGGGGACGTCGTTCGCGACGTCTCGTTCGATGTCGGGGCCGGCGAGGTGGTCGCCCTGGTCGGCCAGTCCGGGTCCGGCAAGTCCACCATCGCGCGCGCGGTGCAAGGTCTACTGCCCGCCAACGGCCGGATCGCCGCTGGAGACATCCTCGTCGAGGGCCGCAGCGTCACCCAGCTCTCGCAACGCCGGTGGCGCGATCTTCGCGGCAGCACAATCGGTTTCGTTCCGCAAGATCCGCTGGGTTCACTGGATCCGCTCAAACCGGTCGGCGACCAGATCGCCGAAGTGCTGCGGGTGCACCGGATCGCCGGTCGGGACGGTGCCCGCCGGCGAGCGGTCGAGCTGCTCGAGCACGTCGGCATCGCCGACGCGAGCCGCCGGGCCGGCGATTACCCTCACCAGCTCTCCGGCGGGCAGTTGCAGCGCGTGCTGATCGCGATCGCCATTGCCGGTGAACCCCGGCTGCTGATTGCCGACGAGCCCACCTCCGCACTCGATGTCACCGTCCAGCGGCGCATTCTCCAGTTGCTCGACGAGCTGCGCGTCGAGCACGGTCTCGGCGTCCTGTTCATCACCCACGACCTGGCGCTGGCCGAGCAGCACAGTGACACCGTGGTGGTGTTGCACGACGGAGACGTGCGCGAGACCGGCCCCACTGCAACGGTGCTCACCGCACCGAAGGACGACTACACCCGGCAGCTGATCGCCGCGGCGCCGGCGCTGTCGCCGGACAAGTACGCGCACCGGCCTGCGACGACTGCCGCCGCGGAACCGATCCTGCGCGTGGACCGGCTGGTGAAGAACTACGGCGGGGCCCGTGCGCTGGACGCGGTGTCGTTCGAGGTCCGGGCCGGTTCGATCCACGCCCTGGTCGGCGAATCCGGATCGGGCAAGACCACCGCGGCCAGGATATTGGCGGGCCTCACCGACTTCGACTCGGGCGAGGTTCGGGTGAACGGTTCCGTACGTGCCGCACGAACACCGCTGCGCACCGCGCAGCAGCGGGCACAGGCCCGGGTCCTTCAGTTGGTACACCAGAATCCGCTGGCCGCTCTCGATCCCCGGTTCACCATCGGCGAGGCGATCGCCGAGCCGTTGCGGATCAACCGCATCGGATCCCCCGCGCAGCGCCGCGAGGAGGTCGCCGAGGCGCTCGACCGGGTCGGCTTGGCCGCCGACCTGGCTGCCCGCAAGCCGCGAGAGATATCCGGCGGTCAGCGCCAGCGGGTCGGCTTGGCCCGTGCCCTGGTGCTGCATCCGGCCATCCTGGTGCTCGACGAACCGACCTCCGCGCTGGACGTCCACGTCCAGGCGCAGGTGGTGGACCTGCTGATCGACCTGCAACAGGAACTCGCACTGACCTACCTGTTCATCTCTCACGATCTCAGCCTGGTCCGCCAGATCGCCGATCAGGTGAGCGTGCTCGAACACGGCCGGCTGGTCGAAACCGGGCCCACGGCAGATGTTTTCGGCGCCCCATCCGCGGCATACACCCGCCGCCTGCTCGATGCGGTCCCCGGCACCCCGGCACGTGCGGCGTGA
- a CDS encoding ABC transporter permease, giving the protein MILTDARPAVPVPRPSRRVNVNPWDIPPVLLLLLVAAMIVAPSAIAPYDPLQENPDLPLAGPSLSHPFGTDYIGRDLLSRVIAGTGATIAGSFIAVVIGLLVGTVLGLLAAYFGRITDSIIGRIIDVLLSIPTLLLSITIIVALGFGTVNAAIAVGISSIAVFARLARSEVLAVRSLPFVEASAHLGAGHLTLLFRHILPNAYSSVLALAALQFGAAILAIASLSFLGYGAQPPEPEWGLLISEGRNYINSSPGLVFFPALAIVLTVMSLSRLAHIIREKVG; this is encoded by the coding sequence ATGATCCTGACCGACGCACGCCCTGCCGTGCCCGTTCCCAGGCCGTCCCGCCGGGTCAATGTCAATCCGTGGGACATCCCACCGGTGTTGTTGCTCCTTCTGGTCGCGGCGATGATCGTCGCGCCGTCGGCCATCGCCCCCTACGATCCGCTGCAGGAGAATCCGGACCTGCCCCTGGCCGGCCCGAGTCTCTCGCACCCGTTCGGCACCGACTACATCGGCCGCGACCTGCTGAGCCGGGTGATCGCCGGAACCGGCGCCACCATCGCCGGGTCGTTCATCGCCGTGGTCATCGGACTGCTGGTGGGAACGGTTCTCGGGTTGCTGGCGGCCTACTTCGGCCGCATCACCGACAGCATCATCGGCCGGATCATCGATGTGCTGCTGTCGATCCCGACGCTGCTGCTGTCGATCACGATCATCGTGGCCCTCGGCTTCGGCACGGTGAATGCCGCTATCGCCGTCGGTATCTCATCCATCGCCGTATTCGCCCGGCTCGCGCGATCCGAGGTCTTGGCGGTGCGCAGCCTGCCATTCGTGGAAGCCAGCGCACACCTGGGCGCCGGCCATCTCACCCTGTTGTTCCGGCACATCCTGCCGAATGCCTACTCCTCCGTACTGGCCCTGGCCGCCCTGCAGTTCGGCGCGGCCATCCTGGCAATCGCGTCGTTGAGCTTCCTGGGCTACGGAGCGCAGCCGCCCGAACCCGAATGGGGGCTGCTGATCTCCGAGGGACGCAACTACATCAACTCGTCGCCGGGCCTGGTGTTCTTCCCGGCACTGGCGATCGTGTTGACCGTGATGAGCCTGTCGCGGCTCGCCCATATCATCCGAGAGAAAGTCGGCTGA
- a CDS encoding ABC transporter substrate-binding protein → MVRRTVAAILIVAGSVSACSDAHSPTPTPGARGGDLTYLDAEAPASLQIQVSYWQNSLLKDQMLDRLVYQDPKTFDFVPWIAQKWTVDPSKRIYEFTIREGASYSNGQPVDAESVRRNLEWEANGDKDKGITRNTYFPEVDSITTDPARRTVRVTLRKPYAPFIAVLSLNTSGLVADATIDATKEQQSVVTNLIGCGPFVATSEIPDKQIVLSKRRGYNWAPATAPHQGEAYLDTVTVIPVTEDSVRVGAIRAGQADAIRYSQPPDERLLTREGFDVRGLRTPGLANTLDVRQTAPFMRDINVRKAIGFGIDREEILRTLYTENWKPAQNIVTKNFPGYTDRSDAVRYDPNEAVRRLEASGWTHVNSDGYRVKDGQELAVKIYVDVYDHTAKPMYELIQRQLRRIGIRLVIRQTDFANYPTASIEDSVGLRRNGWPTADPVRLWQNYDSKGGDLYALDGADPAIDRMLHAQIEATDPAQRLKVLEEYNNYVIDNAYSIPLLEDTQIFAVAPRVRGFANAANSVPWFYDAWIDDTSAATTGKD, encoded by the coding sequence ATGGTCCGACGTACGGTGGCCGCGATCCTGATCGTCGCCGGCTCGGTGAGTGCCTGCTCCGATGCCCATTCCCCCACCCCGACACCCGGCGCTCGCGGCGGCGACCTGACCTACTTGGATGCCGAGGCGCCGGCCTCCCTGCAGATCCAGGTCAGCTACTGGCAGAACAGCCTGCTCAAGGACCAGATGCTGGACCGCCTCGTCTACCAGGACCCCAAGACGTTCGACTTCGTGCCGTGGATCGCACAGAAGTGGACGGTCGACCCGTCCAAGCGCATATACGAATTCACCATCCGCGAAGGCGCCAGCTACAGCAACGGCCAACCCGTCGACGCCGAGTCGGTACGCCGCAACCTGGAATGGGAAGCCAACGGAGACAAAGACAAGGGCATCACGCGCAACACCTACTTCCCTGAGGTCGACTCGATCACGACCGACCCTGCGCGTCGCACCGTCCGCGTCACACTGCGCAAGCCGTACGCGCCGTTCATCGCGGTGCTCTCGCTGAACACGTCAGGCCTGGTCGCCGATGCCACGATCGACGCCACCAAGGAACAGCAGTCCGTTGTCACCAACCTGATCGGGTGCGGACCGTTCGTCGCCACCTCGGAGATTCCGGACAAGCAGATCGTGCTGTCCAAGCGCCGCGGTTACAACTGGGCCCCGGCCACCGCGCCGCACCAGGGCGAGGCCTACCTGGACACGGTCACCGTCATCCCGGTGACCGAAGACAGTGTCCGGGTGGGGGCGATACGGGCCGGGCAGGCCGACGCCATCCGCTATTCCCAGCCCCCGGACGAGCGCCTGCTCACCAGGGAGGGCTTCGACGTGCGGGGACTGCGCACCCCCGGCCTGGCCAACACTCTCGATGTCCGGCAGACCGCTCCGTTCATGCGGGACATCAACGTGCGCAAGGCGATCGGGTTCGGAATCGACCGCGAAGAGATCCTGCGCACCCTCTACACCGAGAACTGGAAGCCCGCGCAGAACATCGTCACGAAGAACTTCCCGGGTTACACCGATCGCAGCGACGCTGTCCGCTACGACCCGAACGAGGCCGTCCGGCGGCTGGAAGCCTCCGGGTGGACCCACGTCAACAGCGACGGTTACCGGGTCAAGGACGGCCAGGAGTTGGCGGTCAAGATCTATGTGGACGTCTATGACCACACCGCCAAGCCGATGTACGAACTGATCCAGCGTCAATTGCGGCGCATCGGTATCCGGCTGGTGATCCGCCAGACCGACTTCGCCAACTACCCCACCGCCAGCATCGAGGATTCGGTAGGCCTGCGGCGCAACGGCTGGCCCACCGCCGACCCGGTGCGGTTGTGGCAGAACTACGACAGCAAGGGCGGCGATCTGTACGCCCTCGACGGCGCGGACCCCGCGATCGATCGCATGCTGCACGCCCAGATCGAAGCCACCGATCCGGCGCAGCGGCTGAAAGTGCTCGAGGAATACAACAACTACGTCATCGACAACGCGTACTCCATCCCGCTGCTCGAAGACACCCAGATTTTCGCCGTCGCCCCACGGGTACGGGGATTCGCCAACGCGGCCAACTCGGTGCCCTGGTTCTACGACGCCTGGATCGACGACACCTCGGCCGCAACCACCGGAAAGGATTGA
- a CDS encoding ABC transporter permease, giving the protein MLNFTLRRIGQSIIVIVLAYTAVFFVLNVLPGDPIETQISNPENPISDHDAQVLRDYYRLTDPAIVQFGVSVQRLFTGDLGYSLNSGQSVARLMAHALPSTLALAAVAFVLAALLGFGIALAAVFAPWSPVREFARVLPPAFLSIPVFVTGLVALQWLSFSLGWVSAVRDEGLRSTVLAALPLALPVAAPIAQVLIQGLSNAAAQPYVEVLRAKGLDDKRIIFGHLVKNGSIPTVTIVAITVGELLAGSVITETIFNRTGIGYLTETAVRNQDTPIIQAVVITVSVTFVLVNLLVDVTYPLIDPRIQRSTTPRGALVPA; this is encoded by the coding sequence GTGTTGAACTTCACCCTGCGGCGCATCGGCCAGTCGATCATCGTGATCGTATTGGCGTACACCGCAGTGTTTTTCGTTCTCAACGTGCTGCCCGGAGACCCGATCGAGACGCAGATCTCCAACCCCGAGAATCCCATCTCCGATCACGACGCTCAGGTCTTGCGCGATTACTACCGGCTCACCGATCCCGCCATCGTGCAGTTCGGCGTATCGGTACAGCGGTTGTTCACCGGGGATCTCGGATATTCGCTCAACAGCGGCCAATCGGTAGCGCGGCTGATGGCGCACGCGCTGCCCTCGACACTGGCGCTGGCCGCTGTGGCATTCGTACTTGCCGCCCTGCTGGGCTTCGGCATCGCGCTGGCCGCGGTGTTCGCGCCATGGTCACCGGTGCGTGAGTTCGCGCGGGTGCTGCCACCGGCGTTCCTGTCCATCCCCGTGTTCGTCACCGGATTGGTGGCCCTGCAATGGTTGTCGTTCAGCCTCGGGTGGGTATCGGCCGTCCGCGACGAGGGACTGCGGTCGACTGTGCTGGCCGCCCTGCCCCTGGCACTGCCGGTCGCCGCGCCCATCGCGCAGGTGCTGATCCAGGGGTTGAGCAACGCCGCCGCCCAGCCCTACGTGGAAGTGCTGCGCGCCAAAGGCCTTGACGACAAAAGGATCATCTTCGGGCATCTGGTCAAGAACGGCTCGATTCCCACCGTCACGATCGTGGCCATCACGGTCGGCGAACTGCTGGCCGGATCGGTCATCACCGAAACCATCTTCAACCGCACCGGAATCGGCTACCTCACCGAAACAGCGGTCCGCAACCAGGACACCCCGATCATCCAGGCGGTGGTCATCACGGTGTCGGTCACGTTCGTGCTGGTCAATCTCCTCGTCGATGTCACCTATCCGCTGATCGACCCACGCATCCAGAGATCCACTACTCCGAGAGGCGCGCTGGTGCCCGCATGA
- a CDS encoding LLM class flavin-dependent oxidoreductase, translating into MTGDGLSVLDAGVAGIAGLAGRLEAAGVSYWVIGAGRGEGNDVTVEGLDPSLLATIAARHTSRLGLVVAAAAHRDHPYNLARRLVSVDHAAHGRVGWLALDFDHSIALNANTDTWTGNDLDPAHTDDAIVAVRALWRTWPLDSVVGDLGTGLFADVSRIRRADVHNAYDIAGPLNVPGSVQGDLPVWRQAGIGRDGVAGAADHLIVEDGDPIPAAGNVVVRLRSAGSIDAALNRIAGCAKTSGVLLRLDPAELEHVLHEVLPAARKRGLLADHETGTLRERLGLPVPVAPDLTRNPTVFETVPNPGGRL; encoded by the coding sequence GTGACCGGCGACGGTCTCAGCGTGCTCGATGCCGGGGTCGCGGGTATCGCCGGCCTGGCCGGGCGGCTGGAGGCTGCCGGCGTGTCGTACTGGGTGATCGGCGCCGGGCGGGGCGAGGGTAACGACGTCACGGTGGAAGGTCTCGACCCGTCCCTGCTCGCCACGATCGCGGCGCGGCACACCAGCCGACTGGGGCTGGTTGTCGCGGCTGCCGCGCACCGGGACCACCCCTACAACCTCGCCCGGAGGCTGGTCTCGGTGGATCATGCCGCACACGGTCGGGTCGGCTGGCTGGCGCTGGACTTCGACCACAGCATCGCGCTCAACGCCAACACCGACACCTGGACCGGCAACGACCTCGACCCGGCGCACACCGACGACGCCATCGTCGCGGTACGGGCACTGTGGCGGACCTGGCCGCTGGACTCGGTGGTGGGGGATCTGGGTACCGGCTTGTTCGCCGATGTGTCGCGAATCCGACGCGCCGACGTACACAACGCATACGACATTGCCGGTCCGCTCAACGTGCCCGGATCGGTCCAGGGTGATCTCCCGGTCTGGCGGCAGGCCGGGATCGGCCGCGACGGCGTCGCAGGTGCCGCCGACCATCTGATTGTCGAGGACGGTGACCCGATCCCTGCGGCAGGCAACGTGGTGGTGCGGCTGAGGTCGGCCGGCTCGATCGATGCCGCGCTCAATCGGATCGCCGGTTGCGCCAAGACATCAGGGGTACTGCTACGACTCGACCCGGCCGAGTTGGAGCACGTCCTCCACGAGGTGCTACCGGCGGCCCGCAAACGCGGCCTGCTGGCAGATCACGAGACCGGGACGTTGCGTGAGCGGCTCGGCCTGCCGGTGCCCGTCGCGCCTGACCTGACCCGCAATCCGACGGTGTTCGAGACCGTACCCAACCCGGGAGGACGACTGTGA